A single genomic interval of Saccharothrix saharensis harbors:
- a CDS encoding M15 family metallopeptidase, which yields MPDAADRRAQGAVPEPLTVFDDEAAAVVNLRPDLLDALRRAATDAAADGVEFFVNGGWRAPDYQERLFREAVAEYGSEMVAARWVATPDTSAHVSGDAVDIGPAAARAWLSEHGAGYGLCQVYRNEPWHYELRPEAVHHGCPPLYPDPTHDPRMRR from the coding sequence ATGCCCGACGCAGCGGATCGACGCGCACAGGGCGCCGTCCCCGAACCCCTGACGGTATTCGACGACGAGGCCGCGGCCGTGGTCAACCTGCGCCCCGACCTGCTCGACGCCCTGCGCCGGGCGGCGACCGACGCCGCGGCCGACGGGGTCGAGTTCTTCGTCAACGGCGGCTGGCGGGCACCGGACTACCAGGAGCGGCTATTCCGGGAAGCGGTCGCGGAATACGGCTCGGAAATGGTGGCCGCCCGCTGGGTGGCCACACCGGACACCTCGGCCCACGTGTCCGGCGACGCGGTCGACATCGGGCCGGCAGCGGCCAGGGCGTGGCTGTCCGAGCACGGCGCGGGGTACGGGCTGTGCCAGGTCTACCGCAACGAACCGTGGCACTACGAACTGCGCCCCGAAGCCGTCCACCACGGCTGCCCACCCCTGTACCCCGACCCCACGCACGACCCGCGGATGCGCCGGTGA
- a CDS encoding HAD family hydrolase, with product MRIDHVVWDWNGTLFDDGDALVRATVDAFARSGLAEITLAAYQEHFTRPISEFYDRLAGRTLTAAEQLALDRHFHASYTELLAGATLHPHAASALAEWQDAGRTQSLLSMFPHARLISLVQFTDIAHFFSHVDGMRADESPRKEPHLRLHLDRLDVDPAHVLVVGDSVDDVHAAHACGVRALLYHPPEQPLVSHARVSALGVPVAGGLPEVVRWALAESDRQHHGV from the coding sequence ATGCGGATCGACCACGTCGTGTGGGACTGGAACGGGACCCTGTTCGACGACGGCGACGCCTTGGTGCGCGCCACCGTCGACGCGTTCGCGCGCAGTGGGCTGGCCGAGATCACGTTGGCCGCGTACCAGGAGCACTTCACCCGTCCGATCAGCGAGTTCTACGACCGGTTGGCGGGCAGGACGCTGACCGCCGCCGAACAGCTCGCCCTCGACCGGCACTTCCACGCCTCCTACACGGAGTTGCTGGCAGGGGCCACCCTGCACCCGCACGCCGCCTCGGCGCTGGCCGAATGGCAGGACGCGGGCCGCACCCAGTCGCTGCTGTCGATGTTCCCGCACGCGCGGCTGATCTCGCTCGTCCAGTTCACCGACATCGCGCACTTCTTCTCGCACGTGGACGGCATGCGCGCCGACGAGAGCCCGCGCAAGGAGCCGCACCTGCGCCTGCACCTGGACCGGCTCGACGTCGACCCGGCGCACGTGCTCGTCGTCGGCGACAGCGTGGACGACGTGCACGCCGCCCACGCCTGCGGTGTCCGCGCCCTGCTGTACCACCCGCCCGAGCAGCCGCTGGTCAGCCACGCCAGGGTGAGCGCGCTGGGCGTGCCGGTGGCCGGAGGGCTGCCCGAGGTCGTCCGATGGGCGCTGGCCGAGTCGGACCGGCAGCACCATGGCGTCTGA